In Runella sp. SP2, the genomic window CTTTTCCAATGGCTTCCTTAACCAAGATATTTTCTACGGTTTTAATTATGAAGTTGGTTGAGGAAAAGAAATTAGACTTAGACGAACCGATTAATAAATATGTTACTAATAGGAATATTGCTGATTCTATAAAAATCAAACATATTTTATCTCATACATCGCAAGGCGATATCGGGCAGCAGTTTTATTATAGCGGACGTTTTGGCTGGCTGACAACTGTGATTGAGAAAGCCTCTAGAAATTCTTTTGAAAAAGAAATTAACGAGAAAATAATCCAGCCACTTGGACTAAAAAACACATTTCTTTTGAAAGATACTCTACAGGTAAAGAAAGAAAACAGGAAAATTGCAATGCCTTATACCTATGAGGGTGAAATTACAGATGGATTTATTGACTTTGGTTATTCTGCAGCTGCTGGCATTTCGTCAACAGTACGAGATTTGGCAAAGTTTAGTAAAGCATTAGACGACAATTCTTTAATGACGGAAAATTCAAAGAAAAAGATGTTTGCTCCTTTCAAAAATAACTTGCCATACGGACAAGGTATTTTTTCTCAAAAATTTCAAAATAATGATTTGATTTGGGGATATGGGCAATACGATTGTTACTCAAGCTTATTTCTCAAAGTGCCAGGCAAAAACCTGACCTTAATTATTTCGGCGAATAATAACTTAATAAGCGACCCATCTCGATTAATTTATGGAGATATTACTTATTCATTATTTGCCTTAAGTTTTCTAAAAAACTATGTATTAGACTTGAATAATGAACCTCTTTTTGAAACTTCAACTTCTCTAAAAATCATAGAAAGTAGAATTAACTCAAAAAATTCATCATTTTATCGCAGAAAACTATTGGCACAATCTATTTCAGAAAGTTTTATGGCAAGGTATGACATCAGCCAAGGAGAAATGAGTACAGCTATTTTGGATAAAGTGTTCAAATTATATCCAGAGTATGAAAGTTATTCCGATTTAACTTTGTTACATAATTTAAGTTTTCTAAAAGCTATTTCTTCAGTTAAAAAGCAAGAGAATTTTACAAAATTTGATTCAGAACTTGAAAAAATTGCGATAAATCTATTGACAGCAGACAGTAAAAACCCGTATGCAAATTATTACTTAGCAACTTATTTTAGTAGTAAAGGGGCTAATGATATAGCCTTAAAGTATTATGAGAAGATTATTAATGCCAATAATTTTTCAAAAAACTGGTACACTTCTGAAGCAGAGAACTGGATAAAAGAAAATCAAAAAAAAAGTAAGTGACCCGACAAAAATGACCAGCCACTAACAACTAAGCTTTCGTGGTGGCCGAAGGCCAAGCCATGAAAGCTCGAACGCTTTCGGAATTGAACGAAACTCGGGCGGGTACCTGCTTTTTTCTTTTATAGTTGTTTATACACCATTTTTATGACAAAACGTTTTTGTCATGATTAATTTTAAGTTTAAATTGTTCTTCTATTCAACTTTTGTACAAATTTGAAGGTTTGTGCTTCGGTTTCCGCCACAACGCCAAGCCGTAAACCGTTTCTAACAAAGATACGAATGCCCTTGGTGATAACTAGCAATAGTTACCTGAGGTGTCCCCTTTAACGACACGCTCAAATAAATTGAAAGAAATTATTCCTACATATCAACTTGAAGAAATTAATGACCAAAACCAGTCATTAAATGACGCGTTTTTTACAGATGAAAAATTATTTGCTCTTGCCAATAAATTAAACAAACCTTACCGAAGTAATTACTACGGATTGGGTATATGTGTGTCTGGCACTGCCACGCTTGTGAGCAACTTAGACCACTATCTTGTACAACCCAACTCCATTGTAGCAATGTCGCCACAAGTGATTAAGCAGTGGAAAAATGTTTCAGAAGATTTTGAAACGCTTACTTTATTTTTTACTAAAGCATTTTTTTCTAAAATATTTGCCCATCAAAATTATCTAGATCAATTTCAATTTTTTGACCAAAACGCACAACACGTTAATCAATTCTCCGCTGACGATACAACGACCGTATTGCAGCTTTTTCAAACCATTAAATCGCACATCAATCGCTCTCACGCTTATCAAAACGAGATTTTAGCCAGCTACTTCAACATACTTTTACTGGAATATCAAATACTGTTTGAGCAACTGCATTTTAAAAATAGCTACAAAAAAAACCGAAGTCAACAATTGGTAGAAACGTTTAAAAACTTACTCAATTCTCACTTTCAACAACAAAGAAGCGTGCAGTTTTATGCCGACAAATTGTTTATTACGCCAAAATATTTAACCGAAATTTTAAAACAAGAAACAGGTAAAACGGCGAGTGAATGGATTAATGAATTATTGATTTTGGAAGCAAAAGTGTTACTATCGAACCCACAATTACAAATTCTTCAAGTTGCCGAAGCACTACATTTTCCAGATGCATCAACCTTTGGAAAATTCTTCAAAAATCTTTCGGGCACTTCGCCACTTCAATACAGAAAAACGCTGTAAACTAGAATTTTCCGAATTTTTGACTATTAATTCCGAATTTCTGCCCTTTTGTTGTCCGACAGTTTATGCCAACTTTGCATCATCAAAATAAAAGACATAATGCAAGCACCCAAAAAATGGAAAATGGCTTTACTGTTTAGTGTCATTTATGATTCCTATGGCAATTTCTCAAATTACTAAATTTTTCAATCAATAATTAATTAAAATTTTAATGCTATGTACAAACAAATAAAAAAAATAACCAACAGACAGCTTAAAGAAAATATAGCTGGCCTAAAAGCAGTAGATGCTTTTCATACCGAATACGGATTTGAACCCTTTTTGGTTTTTACTGAATTTTATATGAGTAAACCTATTTTTGGTCCGCATCCGCACGCAGGTGTTTCGGTAATGACGTATATGCTACCCGATAGCAAGGGGTCGTTTTTGAATAGAGACAGCGATGGTGACAAAAGCATTATAGAACCTGGCGGCATACACGTAACCCAAGCTGGAAGCGGCATACACCACGACGAAACACCAACAGTTTTGGGGGTAGATTGTCATGGTTTTCAAATTTGGATCAACCACGCCGACAAAGACCGATTGGTCGCCCCCAGAGCTTTTCACGCATCTGCGAAAGATGTGCCAGAATACAAAACTAAAAATTCACATATTAGAGTAGTGCAAGGGCAATACAATGGTTTGCAGTCGCCCATCGAGTTAGTTACGAAAACAACTTTGTTAGATGTTACACTGCAACCAAATACTACGATAGAATTGGATACCATGGAAATGGCGTTGGTATATTTGATTGATGGTGAAATAAAAATTGCTGACCAAGACATTTCAAGTAAAGCATTCATTAATTTTGAAAAAGATGGCGACAAAATAATTCTTCATTCAAAAAACAAAGCTGCACATTTTCTTTTTTTATCAGGCAAACCACACAAGGAACCCATCGTTCACGGCGGTCCTTTTGTAATGACCACCAAGCAACAAATGCTGGAAACACAGCAACGATTGCAACGAGGAGAAATGGGAGTTTTGAATCCATTATAAAACAGAATTAAGCAAAATGAGGCTGCTGCTAATAACTAAGGTTTCGGGCAGGCGGCCAGCGTGGCGGTGAGTACTCACAACCCTTTTCTTTTGTTATGGAGTTGCGGAGGGTCATCCCAATCGTCAAAGGGGCAACTACGTTGAGGTCAGGTATTTTAAGTTTAAATTGGCCTTAAAATTAACCCTTTTGGCGCGATATAGCTACCGAAGGTTTTGTTCAACACGGGTTTTGCGTCATGCGGGCAGACGTGCAAACTTGGAGCTTTGTACTTCTAATAAACTTTAGTAATAAATTGGGCATTTGTGCTAGGAAACCCGCCCGAACGCCAAGCCCTGTCCGTTAGCGGTAATGGTACTAGCCCCAACAACAACTTCATTTTGAACACAAACAACTGCATTTAGGACACAACTGACTTTTTTAAGATTCTGACCTTTGCACTTCACAATTAAATTAAAAATGATGAAGTACAAAATTTTAGGAAGCACAGGCTTGAAAGTTTCTACGCTGTGTTTAGGTACAATGAATTATGGCGGGAAAGGTTTTTTTGGCTACATGGGCAACCTTGACCAAAAAGCGGTTGATGAACAAATTAAAACGGTAACCGAGGCAGGAGTAAATTTTATCGACACTGCAAATATATATTCTGGAGGACTTTCAGAAGTTATGATAGGGCAAGCCATTAAAAATCTTCCTATCAACCGTGACGACTTGGTGTTGGCGACCAAAGTTAGGGGCTCTATGGGCAAAGGACAAAATGATTTGGGCCTTTCAAAAAAGCACATTATCCAGCAAGTAGAAGGAAGTTTAAAAAGACTCGGTACTGATTATATTGACTTGTACCAAATTCACACTGCCGACCCACTGACGCCCATCGAAGAAACCATCAGAACCTTAGACGATTTGGTGCGAAGTGGCAAAATCAGGTATTTTGGTGCCAGCAATATTTCAGCTTGGCAATTAATGAAAGGCTTAGCGTATTCACAATACAATCATCTGGATAGATTTGCTTCTTTACAAGCCAATTATTCGTTAGATGTAAGAGATGTCGAACGGGAAATTATACCCATGCTACAAGACCAAAAAGTAGGAATGATGGTTTGGAGTCCGTTGAGCGGTGGTTTGCTTACAGGCAAGTACAAACGAAACGGACAAAAAGAAGAAGGCCGATTAAATAGTTTTCCTTTCCCGCCTTTTCACGAAGAACGAGCCTACAATGTACTGGATGTGCTTACACCCATGGCAGTACAAAAACAGGTTTCAATTTCTCAGTTGGCCTTGGCTTGGCTATTGCATCAGCCTGTTGTAAGCAGTATCATAATTGGTGCAACTAAAATACATCAACTCCAAGACAATTTAAAATCGGTAGATGTTATATTTACAGCAGATGAATTAAACCAACTGAACGAGGTGTCGAAATTACCCATTGAATATCCCGCCAATGTGTTAGAAATAATGACCATGGACAGAAGTTTGGGAGTTGATTTTCAAAATGCTTAAATTCACCGATATTGAAGTAGGCAGAAAATAAAACTGCCTACTTGTTTATAATTATGAAAAATTCAGAGCAAAATATCACCAAAATAACTTCGATAAAAGAGCTGCATACTTATATGGGTTTACCAAGTCCATTAAACCCTTTGCTTACCATTATTGACCATTCTCAAATACCAAATCAAGAAATTAAACAAAAGTTGCTTTTAGATTTATACAACATTTCAATTAAAAAAAGTTTTAAGGGAAAATTGAAATATGGCAAAAATCACTATGATTTTGACGATGGAAGTATGTCGTTTATCGCGCCCAATCAAATAATAAGTGTCGATAGCCAAGAAGACAGAAACTCTGACGGCTGGTCTTTAATCTTCCATGTTGATTTAATTAGGCAATATCCATTAGGAAAATCAATAAAAAACTATGGCTTTTTTTCTTATGCTGTCAATGAAGCCTTACATCTTTCGGGCGAAGAAGAAAAGACCATTGAAGTAATTGTACAAAACATTCAAAACGAAATAAAATTAAGACTAGATACTTTTAGTCAAGATGTAATCGCTTCCAGCCTCGAATTGCTGCTGAATTATTGTAATCGTTTTTACAGCAGACAGTTTATTACAAGAAAGATGGCAACGAATGATTTGCTTACAAACTTTGAGAATATTTTAGCCAAATATTTTACTAACGATTCAGACTTGACATTACCAACAGTAGAAAAATTAGCGACTGAACTCAATGTTTCATCTTCGTATTTGAGTGATATGTTGCGTAGCTTGACAGGACAAAACACCCAACAACATATACACGAAAAAATTATTGAAAAAGCCAAAGAAATCTTAACCACCACTACCCTGACGGCAAGTGAAATTGCATACCAATTAGGTTTTGAGTATCCACAGTCATTTAGCAAGTTATTTAAAAGCAAAACTAATTTGACACCAATGGAGTATAGACAATCGTTCAATTAAAGCCATTAATAGTATGAAAAAAGCATTTTTTTTGTTTTTATGTTCAGTAATCACATTGTCATCTTGCAATGAAAAAAGCACAATTTCAAATAATGAAATTAAACAAATTATTGTTAAAAAGTACGAAAAAATGAGAACTACCCTGAAAAGTGGTGAGCCAAATTATGTCTTAAATATGCACTCAAAAGATGCTATTCTATTTCTACGAAATGGAACGGAAGTAGTTGGGATTTCTTCTTTGAAACCATTTTATGAAAAAGTTTCATCAACAAACATTGACATAAAAAGCACACCAATAACGGTAGAACTAATATCTGAAAATATTGCATTTGAAGTCGGAGTTTTAACATCAACTTCCAAAACAGGTATTCAGAATTCAGCCAAATATATCAATATTTGGAAAAATGTTGATGGAGATTGGAAACTATATAAAGCAATTGACCAAGCAAAATTGTAACCACAAAAACCACTACAGCTAACAACTAAGCTTTCGTGGTGGCCGAAGGCCAAGCTATGAAACCCCGAAAACTTTCGGGATTGAACGAAACTCGGGCGGGTGCCTGCTTTTTTCTTTTATAGCTGTTTATACACCATTTTTATGACGAAGCGCTTTTGACATGCTAAATTTTAAGTTTAAATTAACCTTAAAATCAACCCTTTTGACGCGATATAGCCACCAAATATAAAAACTAAAATAATGAGACTAACCATTTTTTCAATTGTATTATTTTTTCAAGTATGGACTTTAAAAGGGCAGACTTCATTAAAAGAAATAAACCTAAATAACGGAAAATACACAGTTGGTTTTAAGCATTATACA contains:
- a CDS encoding serine hydrolase encodes the protein MTKNLFFTFFFLISFGCKTNQAIAQARKKTFARELTELKAFFHIPAISVIIKKGDKTIFEDYLGFVNLKTKVVNDSLTTFPMASLTKIFSTVLIMKLVEEKKLDLDEPINKYVTNRNIADSIKIKHILSHTSQGDIGQQFYYSGRFGWLTTVIEKASRNSFEKEINEKIIQPLGLKNTFLLKDTLQVKKENRKIAMPYTYEGEITDGFIDFGYSAAAGISSTVRDLAKFSKALDDNSLMTENSKKKMFAPFKNNLPYGQGIFSQKFQNNDLIWGYGQYDCYSSLFLKVPGKNLTLIISANNNLISDPSRLIYGDITYSLFALSFLKNYVLDLNNEPLFETSTSLKIIESRINSKNSSFYRRKLLAQSISESFMARYDISQGEMSTAILDKVFKLYPEYESYSDLTLLHNLSFLKAISSVKKQENFTKFDSELEKIAINLLTADSKNPYANYYLATYFSSKGANDIALKYYEKIINANNFSKNWYTSEAENWIKENQKKSK
- a CDS encoding AraC family transcriptional regulator, with product MKEIIPTYQLEEINDQNQSLNDAFFTDEKLFALANKLNKPYRSNYYGLGICVSGTATLVSNLDHYLVQPNSIVAMSPQVIKQWKNVSEDFETLTLFFTKAFFSKIFAHQNYLDQFQFFDQNAQHVNQFSADDTTTVLQLFQTIKSHINRSHAYQNEILASYFNILLLEYQILFEQLHFKNSYKKNRSQQLVETFKNLLNSHFQQQRSVQFYADKLFITPKYLTEILKQETGKTASEWINELLILEAKVLLSNPQLQILQVAEALHFPDASTFGKFFKNLSGTSPLQYRKTL
- a CDS encoding pirin family protein; amino-acid sequence: MYKQIKKITNRQLKENIAGLKAVDAFHTEYGFEPFLVFTEFYMSKPIFGPHPHAGVSVMTYMLPDSKGSFLNRDSDGDKSIIEPGGIHVTQAGSGIHHDETPTVLGVDCHGFQIWINHADKDRLVAPRAFHASAKDVPEYKTKNSHIRVVQGQYNGLQSPIELVTKTTLLDVTLQPNTTIELDTMEMALVYLIDGEIKIADQDISSKAFINFEKDGDKIILHSKNKAAHFLFLSGKPHKEPIVHGGPFVMTTKQQMLETQQRLQRGEMGVLNPL
- a CDS encoding aldo/keto reductase, which gives rise to MMKYKILGSTGLKVSTLCLGTMNYGGKGFFGYMGNLDQKAVDEQIKTVTEAGVNFIDTANIYSGGLSEVMIGQAIKNLPINRDDLVLATKVRGSMGKGQNDLGLSKKHIIQQVEGSLKRLGTDYIDLYQIHTADPLTPIEETIRTLDDLVRSGKIRYFGASNISAWQLMKGLAYSQYNHLDRFASLQANYSLDVRDVEREIIPMLQDQKVGMMVWSPLSGGLLTGKYKRNGQKEEGRLNSFPFPPFHEERAYNVLDVLTPMAVQKQVSISQLALAWLLHQPVVSSIIIGATKIHQLQDNLKSVDVIFTADELNQLNEVSKLPIEYPANVLEIMTMDRSLGVDFQNA
- a CDS encoding AraC family transcriptional regulator, with protein sequence MKNSEQNITKITSIKELHTYMGLPSPLNPLLTIIDHSQIPNQEIKQKLLLDLYNISIKKSFKGKLKYGKNHYDFDDGSMSFIAPNQIISVDSQEDRNSDGWSLIFHVDLIRQYPLGKSIKNYGFFSYAVNEALHLSGEEEKTIEVIVQNIQNEIKLRLDTFSQDVIASSLELLLNYCNRFYSRQFITRKMATNDLLTNFENILAKYFTNDSDLTLPTVEKLATELNVSSSYLSDMLRSLTGQNTQQHIHEKIIEKAKEILTTTTLTASEIAYQLGFEYPQSFSKLFKSKTNLTPMEYRQSFN
- a CDS encoding nuclear transport factor 2 family protein, translated to MKKAFFLFLCSVITLSSCNEKSTISNNEIKQIIVKKYEKMRTTLKSGEPNYVLNMHSKDAILFLRNGTEVVGISSLKPFYEKVSSTNIDIKSTPITVELISENIAFEVGVLTSTSKTGIQNSAKYINIWKNVDGDWKLYKAIDQAKL